A single Drechmeria coniospora strain ARSEF 6962 chromosome 03, whole genome shotgun sequence DNA region contains:
- a CDS encoding SWIB/MDM2 domain protein has translation MMSSGPHPSAPLSQVQIAQQQQAQAHANEMAKRRSRKPTDKNIPDGIEDSIIDSEGVQRYNHLRDLERLLDATTTRKRLDVTENFNRGPAKLTKTLRIWISNTAEDQIWQGNTLNVDAFDFTPNMEASYRVNIEGRLLDDDEQTGLEANNSERDFRVGDSQSADKMEQDEPSLTKKLSPHAKSAQHRLSYFFKCISVDFDCSKFRTSSELNVDWKKPEASSKNQPTESQPQATDFDVLTFKRNGDENANIIVNLHRHESPERYQLSPELAEVVDMSEATQQEATLALWEYIRLWGLQEDEEKRNFRCDELLKQVVGRDVGYIPLLSDYVTQHLRPLPPIRLAYTIRVDNEFHKDPQPTVYDVQVLVDDPLHVELQPLINNARHANVLKEVSALDEQLANLVQDIAGSKAKHSFFTSLSENPAPFLNSWLSSQKRDLEVVMGEASREDGEGAYGNEWRKGGAGGVWATQNARESVNVLLSRQR, from the exons ATGATGTCTTCAGGCCCTCACCCGTCCGCACCTCTTTCCCAAGTTCAGATAGCCCAGCAACAGCAGGCCCAGGCTCATGCCAATGAGATGGCCAAGCGTCGTAGTCGGAAACCCACTGACAAGAATATACCCGATGGCATTGAGGACAGCATCATCGATTCTGAGGGAGTTCAGCGATATAATCACTTGAGAGATCTTGAGCGGCTTCTGGATGCGACGACCACACGAAAACGTCTTGACGTGACAGAAAATTTCAATCGAGGTCCAGCTAAG CTCACCAAGACCTTGAGGATATGGATCAGCAATACTGCCGAGGATCAGATTTGGCAAGGCAACACCCTCAATGTAGATGCTTTTGACTTTACTCCTAACATGGAAGCCTCGTACCGTGTCAACATCGAAGGGCGCCtcctggacgacgacgagcagacTGGCTTGGAAGCCAACAACTCCGAAAGAGATTTCCGTGTGGGTGACTCTCAAAGCGCGGATAAGATGGAGCAGGACGAACCATCCTTAACGAAGAAATTGTCACCGCATGCCAAATCAGCGCAACACCGGCTCTCGTACTTTTTTAAATGTATTTCTGTTGATTTTGACTGCTCAAAGTTCAGGACTTCCTCTGAACTTAACGTGGACTGGAAAAAACCGGAAGCCTCCTCGAAGAACCAACCAACAGAGAGTCAGCCACAAGCAACGGATTTCGATGTGTTAACCTTTAAGCGCAATGGCGACGAAAATGCAAACATCATCGTTAACCTTCATCGTCACGAGTCACCCGAACGGTATCAGCTTAGCCCTGAGTTGGCAGAGGTGGTGGATATGTCCGAGGCCACTCAACAGGAAGCCACCCTGGCCCTGTGGGAGTACATCCGGCTCTGGGGCCTacaagaggacgaggagaagcgTAACTTCCGCTGTGACGAGCTTTTGAAACAG GTCGTAGGCAGAGATGTGGGCTACATACCCCTGCTCAGCGACTATGTGACGCAACACCTCCGACCGCTGCCGCCCATTCGCCTAGCTTACACGATTCGTGTCGACAATGAATTTCACAAAGATCCGCAACCGACCGTATAcgatgtacaggtactagTTGACGATCCGCTTCACGTGGAACTGCAGCCACTGATCAACAATGCGCGGCACGCAAACGTGCTGAAGGAAGTCAGCGCCCTGGATGAGCAGTTGGCCAATCTCGTCCAGGACATTGCTGGCTCAAAAGCCAAACACTCGTTCTTTACGTCCTTGAGCGAAAACCCAGCTCCATTCCTCAACAGTTGGCTCAGCTCCCAGAAACGTGATCTCGAGGTAGTCATGGGTGAGGCTTCGAGAGAAGATGGTGAAGGTGCCTACGGTAACGAGTGGCGCAAGGGTGGTGCAGGCGGCGTTTGGGCAACCCAGAACGCGCGCGAAAGCGTAAACGTTCTACTCTCGAGGCAGCGTTAG